One segment of Pseudomonas asgharzadehiana DNA contains the following:
- a CDS encoding MarR family winged helix-turn-helix transcriptional regulator, translating into MLDLKNQTSQQLAMEAFFFGYQAFTAKADEMLERRGLSRVHQRIVFFIARYPALSVKELLELLGVSKQALNMPLRQLQEMHLVQSIASETDKRKRLLELTDEGRRFEQSLRREQVKLLQRAFSETGEEAVAGWLAVNQALSG; encoded by the coding sequence ATGCTTGACCTTAAAAACCAGACCAGTCAGCAACTCGCCATGGAAGCGTTCTTCTTCGGCTACCAGGCCTTTACCGCCAAGGCTGACGAAATGCTCGAGCGGCGCGGCCTGAGCCGGGTGCACCAGCGCATTGTGTTTTTTATCGCGCGCTACCCGGCGTTGAGCGTCAAAGAGCTGTTGGAATTACTCGGCGTGAGCAAGCAGGCGCTGAACATGCCGCTGCGCCAATTGCAGGAAATGCACCTGGTGCAGAGCATTGCGTCCGAGACCGACAAGCGCAAACGCTTGCTGGAGTTGACCGACGAAGGCCGGCGTTTCGAGCAGTCGTTGCGCCGTGAACAGGTAAAGCTGTTGCAGCGTGCGTTCAGTGAAACCGGGGAAGAGGCGGTGGCCGGATGGTTGGCGGTCAATCAGGCCCTGAGTGGGTGA
- a CDS encoding NCS2 family permease, with product MDSRKSEAPTLDHAIPHSGWLERLFKLRLHGTTVKTELIAGLTTFITMAYIIFVNPNIMADAGIDHGAAFVATCIAAALGCLLMGLYANWPVGLAPGMGLNAFFTYTVVGTMGYNWETALGAVFISGVLFMILTLSRIREWLLNSIPVSLRHAMGAGVGLFLGVIGLKTAGIIVDSPATLIKLGSLHEPAPLLAAICFLLIAILSYHRVFGAILLSIIAVTLAGWRLGLVQYQGIVASPPSLAPTWMAMDVMGVFNVSMISVVFAFLFVHMFDTAGTLMGVAQRAGLVNADGRIENLSRALKADSASSVFGAMVGVPPVTSYVESAAGVAAGGRTGLTAVTVGVLFVAAMFFAPLAGMIPAYATAGALIYVAMLMMSGMAQIEWDDATDSIPAIVTMIMMPLTFSVADGIALGFITYVALKAGTGKHKEISVSLWALCAIFIAKFVFL from the coding sequence GTGGATAGCCGCAAATCCGAAGCCCCAACGCTCGACCACGCCATACCGCACAGCGGCTGGCTGGAACGCCTGTTTAAACTGCGCTTGCATGGCACCACAGTGAAGACCGAGCTGATCGCCGGCCTCACCACCTTCATCACCATGGCCTACATCATCTTCGTCAACCCCAACATCATGGCCGACGCCGGCATCGATCACGGCGCGGCCTTTGTCGCCACCTGCATCGCCGCTGCGCTGGGCTGCCTGCTGATGGGCCTGTATGCCAACTGGCCTGTAGGCCTGGCACCAGGGATGGGGCTGAATGCGTTTTTTACCTACACCGTGGTCGGCACCATGGGCTACAACTGGGAGACCGCGCTGGGTGCGGTGTTTATCTCAGGGGTGCTGTTCATGATCCTGACCCTGTCGCGCATTCGTGAATGGCTGCTCAACAGCATTCCCGTGAGCCTGCGCCACGCCATGGGCGCGGGCGTCGGTTTGTTCCTGGGGGTGATCGGCCTGAAAACCGCCGGCATCATCGTCGACAGCCCAGCCACTCTGATCAAGCTGGGCTCGCTGCATGAGCCCGCGCCGCTGCTGGCGGCCATCTGTTTTCTGTTAATCGCGATCCTCAGCTATCACCGCGTGTTCGGCGCGATCCTGCTCAGCATCATCGCCGTGACCCTGGCGGGTTGGCGCCTGGGCCTGGTGCAGTACCAAGGCATCGTCGCCAGCCCGCCGAGCCTGGCGCCGACCTGGATGGCCATGGACGTGATGGGCGTGTTCAACGTCAGCATGATCAGCGTGGTGTTTGCGTTCCTGTTCGTGCACATGTTCGACACCGCCGGCACCTTGATGGGCGTGGCCCAGCGCGCGGGCCTGGTGAACGCCGACGGCCGGATCGAAAACCTGTCCCGTGCCTTGAAGGCCGACAGTGCGTCCAGCGTGTTCGGCGCCATGGTCGGCGTGCCACCGGTGACCAGTTATGTGGAAAGCGCCGCCGGCGTGGCCGCGGGTGGGCGCACCGGGTTGACCGCCGTCACCGTGGGCGTTTTGTTTGTCGCCGCGATGTTTTTCGCGCCGCTGGCCGGCATGATTCCGGCGTATGCCACAGCGGGTGCGTTGATCTACGTGGCGATGCTGATGATGAGCGGCATGGCGCAAATCGAGTGGGACGACGCCACCGACAGCATTCCGGCGATTGTCACCATGATCATGATGCCGCTGACCTTTTCGGTCGCCGACGGTATCGCCCTGGGCTTTATCACCTACGTGGCGCTCAAGGCCGGCACCGGCAAGCACAAGGAAATTTCCGTGAGCCTGTGGGCGTTGTGTGCGATTTTCATTGCCAAGTTTGTCTTCCTGTAA
- a CDS encoding dermonecrotic toxin domain-containing protein, translating into MNRTLEDRGRLQLFSAARQGLSVTAQSLFTLAMAARTPQDLRKNQHVLQLCVVHLVGHTMQHDRYIAGIVVIHGQSSGHCVVYWPAAPHALVLSEYASLQLAHAELNRIGALAANVKRLARQVAPDWAFEAITHHPDAARKAGVLDQLIQTPLGFYIRGAWVVAEFIRSFKVKHLAPTALADEIEQVVHEQIASDPLNWLAIVATSQSDASALLYRAPVQDLQRQTQAACNSAKTLDKYRVRRLDQGSSVWRGAWSFFSPLSGFINQAYELLLAARRYHLSGDARDAVDVGFMAAFFIIDLLMNFLPGPKVKKPGVPVGFSVARLHAAFSRMPRLRLARPGSLHRLTSPSPIVRFKALERFRSG; encoded by the coding sequence ATGAACCGCACGTTGGAAGACCGTGGGCGATTGCAGCTTTTTTCAGCGGCGCGACAGGGGCTGAGTGTGACCGCCCAAAGCCTGTTCACCCTGGCGATGGCCGCGCGAACGCCGCAAGATCTGCGGAAAAACCAGCACGTGTTGCAGCTGTGCGTGGTGCATCTGGTAGGGCACACCATGCAGCACGATCGCTATATCGCGGGCATCGTGGTCATTCATGGCCAAAGCAGCGGGCACTGCGTGGTGTATTGGCCGGCCGCGCCGCACGCCTTGGTCCTTAGCGAATATGCCAGCCTGCAATTGGCCCATGCCGAACTCAACCGTATCGGTGCATTGGCCGCAAACGTTAAGCGGCTGGCGCGCCAAGTCGCGCCGGACTGGGCGTTTGAGGCGATCACCCATCACCCCGACGCAGCCCGCAAAGCCGGCGTTCTCGATCAACTCATACAGACACCCTTGGGTTTTTACATTCGCGGCGCGTGGGTCGTGGCTGAGTTCATCCGCTCGTTCAAGGTCAAGCACCTTGCACCGACAGCCCTCGCCGACGAAATCGAGCAAGTGGTTCATGAGCAAATCGCCTCGGACCCGCTCAATTGGCTGGCGATTGTCGCTACGTCACAAAGCGATGCGTCGGCGCTGTTATACCGCGCCCCTGTGCAGGATCTGCAAAGGCAGACTCAAGCGGCCTGCAATTCCGCCAAGACATTGGATAAATATCGCGTGCGCCGCCTGGATCAGGGCAGCTCGGTCTGGCGGGGTGCGTGGTCTTTTTTCTCACCGTTATCTGGGTTTATTAACCAAGCCTATGAGCTGCTGCTCGCGGCGCGGCGTTATCACCTGAGTGGCGATGCCCGTGATGCGGTGGATGTGGGGTTTATGGCGGCGTTTTTCATCATTGACCTGTTGATGAACTTTCTGCCGGGGCCGAAGGTGAAAAAGCCCGGCGTTCCCGTTGGCTTTTCTGTGGCCAGGTTGCATGCCGCTTTCAGTCGTATGCCCCGCCTGCGCTTAGCCAGGCCTGGCTCACTCCACCGCTTGACGTCGCCGTCGCCCATCGTTCGCTTCAAGGCTCTGGAACGATTCCGGAGCGGATGA
- a CDS encoding PLP-dependent aminotransferase family protein — MPFSERVTRLKSSLIREILAAAQRPEVMSFAAGLPAEAMLPALNWDDMPLNIGQYGMSEGEPQLRELLAAQARALGVPCQASQVLVVSGSQQTLDLAAKLYIDKGTQILLEGPTYLAALQIFQLFGAECLTVPLEADGPDLAALRANLERHHPAFIYLIPTFQNPSAVRYSEAKRDAVAALLDEFGVTLIEDEPYRELSFDGGSARPIVSRLHKASWIYTGTVSKTLLPGLRVGYLIASPDLFPHLLKLKQSADLHTNRVGQWQAMQWVGSEKYQQHLLQLRSFYRERRDAFQTALEHHFGDLADWQVPQGGLFFWLTLKRPLDTRTLLPQALQQNVAFMPGEPFFSEPDQHLGSLRLNFSHIDPARLDEGLKRLASVIRQAQHAQAA; from the coding sequence ATGCCCTTCTCTGAACGTGTTACCCGCCTTAAAAGCTCCTTGATCCGTGAAATCCTCGCGGCAGCCCAGCGCCCGGAAGTGATGTCATTTGCCGCAGGCCTGCCGGCCGAAGCCATGTTGCCCGCGCTGAACTGGGACGACATGCCGCTGAACATCGGCCAATACGGCATGAGCGAAGGCGAGCCGCAGCTGCGCGAGTTGCTCGCCGCCCAAGCCCGCGCCCTGGGCGTGCCGTGCCAGGCCAGCCAGGTGCTGGTGGTCAGCGGTTCCCAGCAAACCCTGGACCTGGCGGCCAAGCTGTATATCGATAAAGGCACGCAGATCCTGCTGGAAGGCCCGACCTACCTGGCCGCATTGCAGATCTTCCAGCTGTTCGGCGCCGAATGCCTCACCGTGCCGCTGGAAGCCGACGGCCCGGACCTGGCCGCGTTGCGCGCCAATCTCGAACGCCATCATCCGGCCTTCATCTACCTGATCCCGACCTTCCAGAACCCGTCGGCCGTGCGCTACAGCGAAGCCAAGCGTGACGCCGTGGCGGCCCTGCTCGATGAGTTCGGCGTGACCCTGATCGAAGACGAACCCTACCGCGAACTGTCCTTCGACGGTGGCAGCGCGCGACCGATCGTCAGCCGCCTGCACAAGGCCAGCTGGATCTACACCGGCACCGTGTCCAAAACCCTGTTGCCCGGCTTGCGTGTCGGCTACCTGATCGCCAGCCCGGACCTGTTCCCGCACCTGCTCAAGCTCAAGCAATCGGCAGACCTGCATACCAACCGTGTGGGCCAGTGGCAGGCGATGCAGTGGGTCGGCAGCGAAAAATATCAGCAACACCTGCTGCAATTGCGCAGCTTTTACCGTGAGCGCCGCGATGCGTTCCAGACCGCGCTCGAGCATCACTTTGGCGATTTGGCCGACTGGCAGGTGCCTCAGGGCGGATTATTCTTCTGGCTGACCTTGAAACGGCCGCTGGACACCCGCACCTTATTGCCCCAAGCGTTGCAGCAGAATGTGGCGTTCATGCCCGGTGAACCGTTCTTCTCCGAGCCGGACCAGCACCTGGGCTCGTTGCGCCTCAATTTCAGCCATATCGACCCGGCCCGCCTGGATGAAGGCCTCAAGCGCCTGGCCAGCGTGATCCGTCAAGCACAGCACGCGCAAGCGGCATAA
- a CDS encoding LysE family translocator, protein MSVETWLLFSGAALIVILIPGPLSLLMISNSLNYGLRRSYPAFLGGVFASICLLSASALGLGALLLASEQLFSALKIVGALYLFYLAWQSWQQSRLPSQGAVVPQAAAVPRFRALFGRAFVLGASNPKDILFFAAFLPQFLSSEHPFLAQLLVMIATWTVLDLLCKLAYGLGAHGAARYLRSGKGQSWFNRVSAGLFGGAGAAALINR, encoded by the coding sequence ATGAGCGTGGAAACCTGGCTGCTGTTCAGCGGCGCTGCATTGATCGTGATCCTGATCCCCGGCCCGCTGTCGCTGCTGATGATCAGCAACAGCCTCAACTATGGCCTGCGCCGCTCCTACCCGGCGTTCCTCGGCGGGGTATTTGCGTCGATCTGTCTGTTGAGCGCGTCGGCCTTGGGCCTGGGCGCGCTGTTGCTGGCATCGGAACAGTTGTTCAGCGCCCTGAAGATCGTCGGCGCGCTGTACCTGTTCTACCTCGCCTGGCAGAGCTGGCAGCAATCGCGCCTGCCGTCCCAGGGCGCGGTGGTTCCACAGGCCGCTGCGGTGCCGCGCTTTCGCGCGTTGTTTGGCCGCGCGTTTGTGCTGGGCGCCAGCAACCCCAAGGACATCCTGTTTTTTGCCGCGTTCCTGCCGCAGTTTCTCAGCAGTGAACACCCTTTCCTGGCGCAGTTGCTGGTCATGATCGCCACTTGGACCGTGCTCGACCTGCTGTGCAAGCTGGCTTACGGCCTCGGCGCCCATGGCGCGGCGCGGTATTTGCGCAGCGGCAAGGGGCAGAGTTGGTTCAATCGGGTGAGTGCGGGGTTGTTTGGCGGGGCGGGTGCCGCAGCGCTGATCAACCGCTGA